GACCGAAATTCTCCAAATATATCAACCGCAAGATTCGGTAGAATTGGCCATCGCTCCTCCCTTCGTGTCGTTGCCGGCAGTTGCACGTCTGCTGGCCTCGACTTCCATCAAGTTGGCTGCTCAAAATACCTGTGCCAGTGACGAGGGCGCTTTTACCGGAGAAATTTCGCCACCCATGCTCCGGGACGTCGGCTGTCACTATGTCATTATTGGGCATTCCGAACGACGGCATATTTTCGGGGAAACCGACCAGGATATTAACAAAAAAGTCCACGCCGCCTTCCACCATGACCTTCTACCGATTTTATGTGTCGGGGAACGTCTGGAAGAACGTCAATCCAATAAAACGCAGGCCGTCATTCAACAGCAATTGCAAACCTGCCTTAAAGGTCTCGAATCCAAAGACTTTGCGAAGATCACCATCGCCTACGAACCTGTCTGGGCCATTGGGACCGGCCAGGCGGCTACCGTCGACCAGGCAGCCGAGGTCCACGGCCACATCCGGTCTTTTCTTGCCATGCAATGGGGCATCACACCTGATCAGACAAGAATCATTTACGGTGGCAGCGTGACCCAGGACAATGCCAACAGTCTCTTTCAATCTTCACAAATTAATGGGGCTCTCGTGGGAAAAGCTTGTTTGAATTCCGAATCCTTTGTTAAGATAGCTGAATCAGCTTTTTCCAATTAACCAGGAACACGCCAACGAACACGTACACATTATGTATACCCTGACCGTCATTCTTCATATCATTGTCTGTTTTCTCATGATTGCCGCCATCTTGCTCCAGGCAGGAAAAGGCGCTGAGATCGGTGCTTCATTTGGAGGATCTTCTCAAACGGTGTTTGGAAGCCGGGGCCCGGGTACGTTTCTAAGCAAGATCACAGTGGGCGCTGCTATAGTATTCATGCTGACGTCGCTCAGCCTGGCACTCCTTTCTAAACAGGCCAATACCTCGTCCACCGTAATAGATCTTCACCCAACCTCACACCATGAAACGTCCTCCTCTCCGGCAACCCCCCAGACCACTCCTGAACCTGAAACCAGCACAGCTGAACCCGAGTCAGAGACGACTCCGGCCCCGACTGCTCCATAAACTATTTTTTTCCTGAGTCGGTAAGTATTTTGACAATTGATAGAATGGCCACACCATCGTGTGGCCACCTGAATAGAAAGGCTAACTCCTAAACAGGAGTGAGCCAATTGGCATACGAAGCTTCTTCGCCACGCACAATTCTAAAAAAATCATCTTGCAGGGATTTCGTAAGGGCCCCTGGCTTACCTTCGCCGATTGTTCGATCATCCAATTCGCGAACCGGCGTCACTTCGGCAGCGGTTCCGGTAAGAAATATTTCGTCTGCCACATACATCGCATCCCGGGTAAACCGCTCCTCAATCACCGGGATGTTTTTGGCTTTCGCCATTTCAAGAATCGAATTCCGGGTAATCCCGTCCAGGATCGAGGTCAAGGGAGTCGTTTTTAAGACCCCCTTTTTCACAATAAACACGTTTTCTCCCGTTCCCTCAGAGACATATCCATCAGGATCAAGGAGAATACATTCGGCATATCCGGACTTCTTGGCCTCCCATTTGGCTAAAATCGAATTGACGTAATATCCCGAGATTTTTGCCCGGGTCATGGATACATTCACATGGTGCCGGGTGAAGGATGAGATCTTTGCCCTGATGCCTTGCGCCAAGGCATCCTCCCCTAAATACGATCCCCACGGCCAAGCCGCAATAGCCAGACGAATCGGATTATCGCCAGGGTACACTCCCATTGCACCGTAACCCACATAGGCGATCGGTCGGATATAGCAGGAGGCCAATTGATTGACTCGAACTGTCTCAACAATGGCGTCCGACACCTCTTTTTTGGTAAAAGGCATGGGCATCATCGTAATATGTGCAGACTCAAAGAGCCGGTCCACATGCTCTTGTAAACGAAAAATGTTTGATCCGGCCTTGCCCTCATAACAACGGATCCCCTCAAAGGCCGCCAGACCATAATGGAGAGAATGGGTAAGAACATGAACCGAGGCCTCATCCCAATCGACGAGGGCTCCATCCATCCAGATTTTTTTTGCAACAGTTACCATAGAAGTATTTCTCCGATTGACAGAAGCTGAAATAGACAGGATATGTGAGCGAAGGGTATCACGGGTTTTTTTTTACTAAGCATCAAGAACGCGTGATGATATACTAAAATCTTGACATAAATGTAAACATACTGGCAAAATGTTCGTTTGTTAAGGAGCTAAAAAACATGTATGCAATTATCGAAACAGGTGGAAAACAATACCGGGCGGAACCGAACGGTATCCTACAAGTCGAATCACTTGAAGGGGATGTCGGGTCGATCGTTCAATTCGACTCAGTGCGATTTGTCCAAACCGAACAAACGCCTATTGTCGGCTCTCCCATGATTACAGATGCAATAGTCAAAGGAGAGATTATCCGACATGCGCGAACCCGATCCATTACCATTTTCAAAAAGAAACGACGAAAAAACTATCGACGGACCAAGGGCCATCGTCAAGGATTCACGCAAGTCCGAATCACTGAGATTTTGGCATCTGCCTAATATTGGTCTTTAGAATTCTTTTGGAGGTTTGACTCATGGCACATAAAAAAGGTGGCGGATCATCCCGCAACGGTCGCGATAGCAATCCACAATATTTAGGCGTCAAAGCCTATGCGGGCGAAAAGGTGAGCGGCGGAAGCATCATCGTTCGTCAACGCGGAACAAAATTCTTTCCTGGGACGAATGTCGGACTTGGTAAAGACTATACCCTCTTTGCCAAAGTAGACGGGATCGTTAAGTTTGAAGGAGGAATCGCCCGCCGCAAGGTGAGCGTCTATCCGCCCGTCTAGCTTCCCTTCCCATTTCCTGCTTTTTCAATTCATCACCTTCATTTTTCCCTGATAAGTCCGGTAGGATTTGAGGATCAGTATGTTTATTGATCAAGCACGAATATTCATCAAAGCGGGTGACGGTGGCACCGGACACTGCAGCTTTCGACGAGAAAAATTTGCCGAATTTGGTGGTCCCAACGGTGGCGACGGCGGTGATGGAGGAGATGTGGTCTTTGTGGCCTCCAATAGAGTCTCAACCTTGCTGGACCTGCGATATCAAAAGCATTATGAGGCCACTTCCGGCGTAAGAGGCCTCAAGAGCAACTGCCACGGAGCCAATGGCTCCGATATCGTAATTCCCCTTCCTGTCGGAACTCTCGTAAAAACCGAGGACGGGGAAATCATCGCCGACCTTATTACAGAAGGACAAACCGCCATTGCGGCCAAAGGCGGCAAAGGCGGAAAGGGCAATGCACGCTTTGCCACGTCAACGAATCGAGCACCTCGTCAATTCGAGACAGGGACTCCCGGCGAAGAGCGATGGGTGAATCTGGAATTAAAACTGTTAGCCGATGTCGGCTTGGTTGGCCTTCCTAACGCCGGAAAATCCACCTTGATTTCAGCGATTTCTTCTGCACATCCAGAAATTGCGAGTTATCCCTTCACCACCCTTCGGCCTCATTTGGGAGTGGTGGAATGGATGGAACATTCGTCGTTTGTCGTAGCCGATATTCCAGGATTGATCGAAGGCGCTCACGAGGGGAAAGGGTTAGGAATTAAATTCCTGCGACATATCCAGCGAACCGCTTTTTTGTTATATCTGGTCGATATCACCGAATGGATTTCAGAAGATCCCGTCGAGATCGTTGAAACCTTACAAAGGGAACTTCAGGCCTTTGACCCCGAACTCCTTGAACGGCCATTTGCCATTGTGGCGACAAAAATTGATTCTCAGGGAAACGGCCAGCACTTGGAAGCCCTTCGGGGATATTGCAGCGCACACCACTATCCATTCTTTCCCATTTCGGCCGTTACCAGGGAAGGCCTTCCATCACTCGTGACCTATTTAGGAAAAGCCGTTCTGGAAGCAAAGACCTCATGCGCGAGCAAGTGCTAGCGGCGTGCAAGAGGATCGTCGTCAAAGTGGGAAGCAGCCTGGTGGCTTCCTCGCAAGGCGGTCTCCGTCTCGACCGCATCAACCGTTTAGCCCAGGAATTGGGCACGCTGCAGGCTCAGGACCGACAAATTGTCGTGGTTTCCTCCGGAGCCATCGTGGCGGGTATTTCACACCTCGCCATTTTTCCCTATCCCGCTGAATTACCCCTTCAGCAAGCCGCCGCTGCCGTCGGACAAAGCCGGCTCATGCGAGCCTATGAGATGGCGTTTGAAGAAACGAAAAACAAGATTGCCCAGGTCCTCTTAACTCACCAGGATTTATCCGACCGTCGACGATTCCTGAATGCACGCCATACCTTAAATACCCTTATCCAGCTAAAGGTCATTCCGATTATTAATGAAAATGATACCGTGGCTATCGAGGAAATTAGATTTGGTGACAATGATACCCTCGCTGGGGAAGTAGCCCACCTGGTTGACGCAGATCTGTTGGTGATTTTATCAGATGTCGATGGGCTCTATAGCCAGGATCCTCACCTCAATCCATCGGCAGAATTAATTCCTCTGGTTGCTAATGTCACCAAGGACATTGAAGATCTCGCCGGCACTTCCCGAACACAAGCCAGCCGTGGAGGCATGGTCACTAAGATCAGAGCTGCCAAACAGGCAGGACGCTTTGGAGTCCCGACCCTCTTATTAAACGGAGAAACTCCCCATGCGTTGGAAAATGTTCTTAACGGAAAGCCGGGAGGAACATTTTTTGTGTCAGACCAATCACCTCTGACCAGTCGAAAGCAGTGGATTGCCTATACGCTTCGACCTAAAGGGGAGCTCCGGTTAGACGAAGGAGCGGTAGCCGCTCTCACCCTTCGAGGAAAAAGCTTACTACCTTCAGGCATTCTGGATATTTCAGGTATCTTTCTGACAGGAGACCCCATCACCTGCGCCACCCGGGAGGGAATGCCGTTCGCGCAGGGACTCACGAATTATTCAGCCGAAACCCTCCACCGCATCAAGGGGAAAAAAACGTCAGATATCAGGCAACTCCTGGGCTCATTGGAGTATGAGGAAGTCATTCACCGGGATAATCTGGTTCTGACGAAGCGCCAGGTCTCATAAGCGACGTGACTTCCGGCTCATGTACAATGCTCTATTGGCACAGGTGTAGATCGCCTTTATCTTCAAAAAATTACACATGGATCTGAGGAATATTTCAAAAATATTGCTGTTTCCCCAGCATAGGAGTGACCGAGCCGCATCAGAGAATTATGGTGGAGTATTTAAAAAGACCTCTCCAGAACTGCCCTGAGGCTTCTCGAAGGGAAGGCCGCAGCCGCTTGGACGAGCGGAGGGTACGGTGGAGTTGGTGAGCACGGCCAAGGACCAACATGGCTGCGCGCTTGCGCGTCGAAGCGTGCTTCAACGCGTAGACGCGAAGCCGCTTTCAGCCTTTATGGCTACTTCCCCGAAGGAGGCCCGGCGAAGGAAGGCAGGGAACGCCGCTACCGGCCTTTTTCAACACTCTCCACATGAGAAAAATCTAGCCTGATGTTTATCGGCCTCCTAGGCGGCTCATTCAATCCCATCCACAATGGGCATTTGCATATTGCCCAGTATGTTTACAACGCGATTCAGCTCGATAGGATAATTTTCATTCCGACGGGGGATCCTCCCCACAAACCATCGGACTCCCTGGTGCAGGCCCATCACCGGCTCGCAATGGTGCAGCAAGCGGTTGCCCCGTTTCCCTACTGCACGGTATCCGATTACGAAATCCAATCTGAGGCAGTGTCCTACAGTGTCGACACCGTCACTCATTTTAAAAATGAATGCCCCGAGGGAACGGAGTTGGGGTTTATTGTGGGGCTTGATGCTTTTCTGGATTTCTGCAGTTGGAGGCAGGTGGACCATTTGCTCACCCTGTGTCATTTTATTGTCTGCTCAAGACCCGGGGCTGCCTTCACACAACTTCAGGCCCTGCCGTTCCTACCTGCGGCAAAGCCTCAAGCACTTCAAAGCCTTGACCAACAGGATACGACCCGGCTGGACATCTTACTCCCCTCTGGAAAAACACTTTATCTCCTGTCCGTACCACCGTGCGAGATCTCGGCCTCGACAATTCGAGAGCAACTGGCCCTTGGTTCTCGCGTCAGCCACTGGTTGCCGCCCACGGTAGAGTCCTATATAATTCGCCATCGATTGTACCAATGGCCCGTCTAACCCACCCGAAACCATCTCCTACCCTCGAACAGGCGGTCTTCATCGCTCAAGCGGCTCAAGAGAAGCAAGCAGGAGAGGTGTTGGTGCTTGATGTGGGAGCAATGACGTCAATCGCAGACTATTTCGTCTTTGCCTCAGGGGATTCCGAACGCCAGGTGCGAGGGATTGCCTCCTTCATTGAAAAGGTCATGTCCACACGTTATGAATTAAGCCCGGATATTGAGGGAAAAGAAACGGCCAATTGGATATTACTCGACTATGGAGACATCATCGTCCATATATTTAAATCAGACGTCCGGAAGTATTATGCCTTAGAAAGTATGTGGGCAGACGCTCCACAAATTTCTATTCCTGAAAGCCGTAAACCTTTTCCACAGGTCGCACAAGCCCCAAAAGCACCCGGAAAAGTCGCCAGGCTTTCATAAGCAACAAGAAGGTTTTAATTTTTTATCCCTAGGGTGGAAATCGAATTTTTTAGCAAAATAATGGAGAACCCCATGATCGCATTTCAAGATTTGGCAGATCGCGTGCTGGAGGGAATCGTCCCAAGCCGGGAAGAAGGCTTGGCCATTCTAGGCACCCCTCAGGACAAACTGCTCGATCTGGTCAATGCGGCCTATCGGATTCGTTCACGATATTTTGGCAACACCATCCGTTTGCAAATGTTGCTGAACGCCAAAAGCGGAGCCTGTCAGGAAGATTGTCACTATTGTTCCCAATCAACCATTTCCACCGCCCCCATCGAACGGTACGCACTCGTCTCTCCGGAAAAAATGCTGGAAGGCGCTCGACGGGCCGCACAAGCCAAAGCTCAGCGGTATTGCATTGTGATCAGTGGCCGCTCCCCCTTGCAATCGGAAATCACACACATCACCAGCGCCGTCAAACAGATTAAAGAGGAACTCTCGATTCAAATCTGTTGTTCACTAGGCCTCTTGAATGGCGAGCAGGCCAGCCAGTTAAAAGCGGCTGGAGTCGATCGTATCAACCATAATCTCAACACCAGTGAAGCCTATCACCCTGCTATTTGCACAACACACACCTACCAGGATCGTCTCGACACCCTGAAACATGCCCGCGCCGCCGGATTGGAACTCTGTAGCGGCGGTATCGTCGGCATGGGCGAACGGGACGAAGATCTGGTGGACCTTGCCTTGGCGTTGAAGGACATCCAACCCGATTCCATTCCCTTAAACATGTTGTACCCGGTCGAAGGCACCCCATTTGACGAAATGAAAAATCTCACACCCACCCGTTGTTTAAAAATTCTCTGCCTCTTCCGGTTCTTCCACCCCAAAACGGAAATCCGGGCAGCCGGTGGACGAGAAAGAAACCTTCGCTCGCTCCAACCCTTGGCCCTTTACGTGGCCGACTCCCTCTTCGTGGATGGCTATTTGACCACGCCGGGCCTTGCCCATCAGGAAGTCTGGAAAATGATCGAAGACCTGGGCTTTACGGTAGAAGTGAAGTACGAGGGCGCCGAAAACCCAAAAACCGAAACCTGTTCAACCTGATTGCCCAAACTGCGGCCTCCTAATAATCCTTCATCCATAGACTCTTACGAGTCAGTCATATCTCAAATCTTCAGCGATAACCTGCCGGCTGGCCCACCTGGCCGGCCCCCACGCCCCCAGCAATGCGGCCAGCAACGCCACCAGTAGAGCCATTCCCAACGTTTCCCATGGCAAGGTGAACTGAATCGTCCATCCAAAGGATTGCTTATTGATGACGTTAATCAACAACACCGACAGCGCCAATCCCACAAAAATGCCCAGGCCGGCACCCAAGCCGGCCACATAGCCGGATTCCCAGAATATCAGACTCTGGATTTGCGGGCGACTCATGCCCAAGGCCCGCAACGTGGCCAGTTCCCGACGGCGTTCGGTGATGGCGGTCATGAGGGTATTGATAATCCCCAGCACCGCCACACTTAGGGCAATCAACTCCAACACATAGGTGACACGAAACGTCCGGTCAAAAATTTCAAGAATCTCTGTTTTCAATTCTCCGTTACTGATTGTGACGATGGGGACGTCATTTTTTAATACCTGTTCGATCTCATGTCGCACGACCGGGAGCGACTGACCGGCCTTGAGATACACCGCAAAGACGGTTGCGTCAGACTCCCCCCAATACCGACGAAAGAGTTGGTCGTCCATGACCACTTTTCCCCCATCGGTGGCATAATCATAAAAAATGCCCTTGACCGGAAATGCCTCTGGTCCTGAAGGCGTCTTCACGTCAATATGACTTCCTACCGTCAGCCCCAGCCGCCCGGCTAATACCTCAGACACAATCACGCCTTCATCTTTGATCGTTTCTTGTAAGATGGGAGTGGAATCACCTGTCACAAACAGATATTGGCTGCGCGCGGCATGCAGGGCCATGTCGCGTGCGACCAAGGACACCGACTCCCCTGAAACCTCCCCCGTCGTTTCCATATAGGGATCAACCGCCTCGACCCCTGGGACCATCATCACCGTCTTGACTAGAGACAACCGCAGACCAAGCTTGCCGTTCCCGCCCTCTTGGTCCCCTAGCCAGGACACCGGCGCCACGATGATATCCGCCAGCATCGTTTGCTCAATCCAGATGTCTACCGTATTCCGGAAACTCTGGATCATGATGCCCACCCCGACCATGATGGCCAACCCGACGACAATCGCCGCCATGGTCACACTGGTCCGACCGGGATTGCGGCTGATCTGTTCCGCCGCGAGGGACGGAAGGAGGCCCCATTGCCCGCTTTGCCATGTTCTCCTCCACTCATGAATCAGCCCGCAGAGCACAGGCCCCAGGGCCGTTCCTCCCACCAGAAGACAAAACGCCGCGGCATACCCTCCGACCGGAATACCGTCCACAGGGGCCATGGTACTCAAGGCGGCGCTTCCACAAAAGGCGATCACCACAATCCACCCTGACTTCCTGTATGAAACAGATTCTTCATCCTCGGATTGGCCCACCGACAAGGCTTGAACCGGGGCAATCGTGCTGGCATCCCAGGAAGGGCGGAGCGCTCCCAGAAGGGAAACCCCGGCGCCAATCCCTATCGATTCCACTAACAGCCAGGGATGAACCTGTGACACCGCCAAAGACGTGACCCCATATAATTCGCCGGCACTTTGCCCGATGAGCGTCGTCAACCCGCCGGCCAGGGAGACTCCGAACCAGGAGCCCAAGACTCCACCCACAAGGCCGAGCAGGCCAGACTCCAAGAGAAATAAGCCCGTGATGGCTCGCCGTTCCATGCCGAGTGCCCGGAGAATGCCAATCTCCCGACGATGGTGTGCCACCGAAAATGCCATCGTGTTATAGACCAGAAACACTCCCACTAACAGCGCAATTCCACTGAGCATGGTGAGATTAAACTGGAAGGCTTTCAACATCGATTCCACTTGCTCCGTCCGTCTGGAGGATTGACTCATTCGGATATCCGGCGGCACCACAGTTTTCAAAGCTTGGATGAGGGTGGCCCCCGACACGCCAGGTTCAGGAACGACGGCAATGGAATGCAGACGTCCCAACCAACCAAACACCCATTGGGCTGCTGCTATATCCATGATTGCCTGTCGCTCGGTGCCTTGGAGAAGAGCGTCGGAGGACCTCAACAGCCCCCCCACGATCAGATCATGGGAAAGACCCTGACTCGTCACAGTCAGTGTCTGCCCTTCGCGCAGCCCTAATTCCCCGGCAAACTCTTCCCCCAAAAAGACCGTCTGCGGCGAAAAGACCTGTTTCCACTGATTGTCCGTGATCGCGTTTGCCGAATCCCCTGATGGCCTAAGCCCTTCATAGTCCAGAAGATCGACTCCCCAAATCACCAGCGTGTGCCCCGTGGAGGGGCCTTCTTGGATCATGGACTCAATTTTCAGAACGGGCTGAGCCGATTGGACCCCTGGAAAACGTTGAATCTCCTCGATAGTTGACTCATCCATCCCCCCCGACCCGCATGATAGGGTGATGGACGCCTTTCCAACAACGGACGCCACCGAATCCTCAAAGGATTGATACACTGCGCCATTGGCCAGACGAATGGCCAACCAGGCCGAGACCCCGATCGCCACCCCGACCACTGTGAGAAAGGCTCGGAAGGGCTGATGGCGCACATGGTCAAGGACCAATAGAAGAAGAATTCGTATCATGGGAGCGGTTGTCGGAAGTAATGGACGTATGTTAAAACAACTAGAAAATTATGCGTGGGGCACGGACTCAACATGCCAAAAGGGAAAGTGACTGAATCGGAATCACCAGAAGAACTCTTGGAATCAAATTCCGAGGGACAATCTCTCACCGCGCGCCAAAAGGAAATCCTGAGCCTGGTAACTCAAGGCTTTACCAATCGTGAAATTGGTGAGAAGCTCGATATTAGCGTGCGAACAGTTGAAGTCCACCGCTTCAACTTGATGCGCCGGTTACGGGTCAGAAACGTGGCTCAATTACTCCGGCAAGCCATTGCGCTTCGCATCATCCCCCAAGGCCCGACGACTCCAACCACAAAGACCTGAGAGGCATGCATCTCGACCCGGCCTGCTCATTAAGCATTGAAAATGCAGCTGAACGCATTTGTTGACTTCACCCTGTGAAGGCGTTCAATCGCATTGCTCTTCACTCCATCTCCCGTAATTTCCCTCGACACGCCATCAATGACGGATAACCTTTTTGCATCAGACAATCGGCAATCTCCCCTTGGAGCCTTGCAAACACCTCGCAACCTTCCTCAACCAGCACTGTGCCGATCTGAACCGCCGAGGCGCCACACAACACATGCTCGAACACATCAATCCCGTGTTCCACCCCACCTGTGCCAATAATAGGAATCTGATCGCCCCAGATCTTCCAAAATGCGCGAACATTGGCCAGGGCCACAGGCTTGATTATCCGACCCCCCAATCCGCCAAATCCGCCTTTGGGCTTTATCACCACCATTTCCCGGTCCGGATCAACGACCAGGGTATTGCCCACTGAATTGATGACCGTAACAAACGCGACCCCGCTTCGCTGAAGCACCTCAGCAATTTTCTGATGATGGATCGGATCAAAGTAGGGCGGGAGTTTCACTCCGAACGGCACTGTCAGCAACGCACGAATTTCTGTTAACAACCGTTCCGTTTCCTCAAAGTCATAGCCGATCTGTGGCTTACCGGGAATATTGGGACACGACAAATTCACTTCCACCAAATCCGGTCGAGCGATCTCTAGGGCCTTGGCGCCTTCCAGGAAATCATCGGGATGAAGGCCGGCCAGACTGGCGATGACGGGTTTCCCAAACCGCTTCAACTCTGGAATGAGTTTCGCGTAGACGGGAAATCCTAAATTGGGAAGGCCCATCGAATTGATCGAGCCGCCGTCGAAGGCCACATACCTCGGTTGAGGATTCCCCTCACGGGCTCGCGGCGTCATCGATTTGGTCACAATCGCACCGGCCTGGGACATGCCCAACGCCTCCAGTTCTTCCGGCGTCACGCACAAGGCTCCTGACGCGTTCATCACGCCAAAGGGAAACGACACACCGGCAATGACTGTTGAAAGATCCATTTTGTATTACTCCAATTGTCCATCTCGAATCGAGACGATCCGATCCGCTGCCTGAGCGGCACGTAATGAATGGGTGGCCAAGAGCACCGTCTGGCCAAATTCCTTCGCACATTGACGCAGCAAGGACACAATTTTTTCTCCGGTTTCACCATCCAAATTGCCGGTGGGTTCATCAGCCACAATCAGTCGAGGGCGATGCCCAAAGGCCCTGGCAAGCGCGACCCGCTGCTGCTCTCCTCCGGATAATTCATGCGACCGGTGACCCAGCCGATGACTCATCCCTACCCGCTCCAGCATGTCAGCGGTTCGTGTTCGGATTGTTCCGGTTTCCTCACCTCGTAAACGCAAGGGAAGGGCTACATTTTCTTCGATCGTCAATCCCGGGATCAGATGGAAAGCTTGAAACACGATCCCCACCTCCTCCCGACGCCATCGGGTCCATTCCTGATCACCAAACCCCAGACAGGAACGCCCATCCAGCAGGATATCTCCGGACGTCATCCAGTCCAGCCCGGCCACCAAATGCAATAGCGTGCTTTTTCCACTCCCGCTGGGCCCCATGAGCGCACAAAATTCTCCCTGCTGAATGTCCACACAGACATCCCGCAACGCCACCACCGAGGTGGATCCGCGCTGATATTCCTTATAGACATGTTGAAACTGAATCACGTGAACCTATCAGAAATTTATGCCCTCAGTAAGGCTCTTGAATCATGGCATATTCGCTATCTCTCCTATATCATAACGAAGGTAAATGGACCAAGGCGCTCCACAATCATTAGGCATACTCCACGGTTGACCTCAGCTTGGAAAGTTCGCCTCCATGGCTCCACCATTTACCACGACACGTCTACTCCGAAGGCTCCTGCATATCATTTTTCCCACCGCCTGTGCCGGCTGTCAGAATCCCTTGCAGGACGATCCCGTTCCGTTTTTTTGCCGCCGGTGTTGGGATAGGCTGAAACCCATTCCAGGCCCGGTTTGTCCACGATGTGGACGCCCCTTTGCCTCTCCCATTGCCCTATTACATAGTCCCACTCATCAGTGCGGAGCCTGCCGCGCACGACCAATGGCTCTTACGCAAATCTGGAGCCTCTTTCCCTACCAACCCCCACTAAAAGAAGCCATTACCCTCTTCAAATACCGGGGAAAACTGTCTCTGACTCAACCACTCGCCCAAGCCATGGTTGAAGCCTTGCCCGCTTTACCAACCCTAGATGCCATCATTCCAGTCCCCCTTCATCCGCAACGCTTACGAGAACGTGAATACAATCAATCCCTGCTGCTCGCAAACCGAATGAGTCACCACCTGGGGATTCCTCTTTTCCTGGCGTGTTTACTCCGGATTCGTCCCACAGTCCCTCAAACCTCATTATCAAGGAAGGAACGACTCACGAATCTGCGTCGGGCTTTTTCTGTCCCCAAGCCGGCCCGTATCAAGGGCAAACGAATCTTATTGGTGGACGATGTCTTAACCACTGGCACAACCCTGCAGGAATGCGCCAAAACGCTTCGGCGTGCCGGCTCAGGCCCGGTGTATGGGCTGACACTTGCCAGAATGGTGTAAGGGGCTGTTGAAAAAAGCCGCCAGCGGCGTTCTCGCCATTTATCCGTATTCACGTACTGGAAGTACGCTCTGTGCGCAAAAATGACTGCGGCCTTCCTGGACGGACTATTTTGAACGCCCCGAGGCCTCTGATATGCAGCGTACCTGTGGGTTAATATGCCCTTGAAAATTATTATTATTCAACACTCCAGTAAGGTATTTGTTGCCGATCCCTGGTGGAGATCGAGGCAAATAGTCTGCCAACATCGATAGACTGCTGGGGGTTTTCTCTGAATACCCCCACCTCACTTTCTTCTCCTCTTGCCTGTCTTTTCTCGATTGGCCCTTTTCACCAGCCCCTTCTATGAGGACCTAAGAAAAATAAGCCGTAAGTCCGATACCTCCGCCCTATTACCATATTGGAGACCTTTAGATCCCTAAAAACCAATTTTCGACTCTTCCCAAAGAGACCATTTTGCGATATATACAGCCCGTACATTGCGATCAGGAGGAACGACTCAATGCCCATTTACGAATACCGTTGTCAGGATTGCCGGAAGCGCAACTCCTTTTTAATCCTCACCTCGAACGCTCCAGTTCCATCCTGCAAGCATTGCCGAAGTACCA
The Nitrospiraceae bacterium DNA segment above includes these coding regions:
- the obgE gene encoding GTPase ObgE, giving the protein MFIDQARIFIKAGDGGTGHCSFRREKFAEFGGPNGGDGGDGGDVVFVASNRVSTLLDLRYQKHYEATSGVRGLKSNCHGANGSDIVIPLPVGTLVKTEDGEIIADLITEGQTAIAAKGGKGGKGNARFATSTNRAPRQFETGTPGEERWVNLELKLLADVGLVGLPNAGKSTLISAISSAHPEIASYPFTTLRPHLGVVEWMEHSSFVVADIPGLIEGAHEGKGLGIKFLRHIQRTAFLLYLVDITEWISEDPVEIVETLQRELQAFDPELLERPFAIVATKIDSQGNGQHLEALRGYCSAHHYPFFPISAVTREGLPSLVTYLGKAVLEAKTSCASKC
- the rplU gene encoding 50S ribosomal protein L21, whose product is MYAIIETGGKQYRAEPNGILQVESLEGDVGSIVQFDSVRFVQTEQTPIVGSPMITDAIVKGEIIRHARTRSITIFKKKRRKNYRRTKGHRQGFTQVRITEILASA
- a CDS encoding triose-phosphate isomerase; amino-acid sequence: MRRRFIVGNWKMHKTISQAESLVTEILQIYQPQDSVELAIAPPFVSLPAVARLLASTSIKLAAQNTCASDEGAFTGEISPPMLRDVGCHYVIIGHSERRHIFGETDQDINKKVHAAFHHDLLPILCVGERLEERQSNKTQAVIQQQLQTCLKGLESKDFAKITIAYEPVWAIGTGQAATVDQAAEVHGHIRSFLAMQWGITPDQTRIIYGGSVTQDNANSLFQSSQINGALVGKACLNSESFVKIAESAFSN
- the proB gene encoding glutamate 5-kinase — protein: MREQVLAACKRIVVKVGSSLVASSQGGLRLDRINRLAQELGTLQAQDRQIVVVSSGAIVAGISHLAIFPYPAELPLQQAAAAVGQSRLMRAYEMAFEETKNKIAQVLLTHQDLSDRRRFLNARHTLNTLIQLKVIPIINENDTVAIEEIRFGDNDTLAGEVAHLVDADLLVILSDVDGLYSQDPHLNPSAELIPLVANVTKDIEDLAGTSRTQASRGGMVTKIRAAKQAGRFGVPTLLLNGETPHALENVLNGKPGGTFFVSDQSPLTSRKQWIAYTLRPKGELRLDEGAVAALTLRGKSLLPSGILDISGIFLTGDPITCATREGMPFAQGLTNYSAETLHRIKGKKTSDIRQLLGSLEYEEVIHRDNLVLTKRQVS
- the secG gene encoding preprotein translocase subunit SecG; this translates as MYTLTVILHIIVCFLMIAAILLQAGKGAEIGASFGGSSQTVFGSRGPGTFLSKITVGAAIVFMLTSLSLALLSKQANTSSTVIDLHPTSHHETSSSPATPQTTPEPETSTAEPESETTPAPTAP
- a CDS encoding branched-chain amino acid transaminase, producing MVTVAKKIWMDGALVDWDEASVHVLTHSLHYGLAAFEGIRCYEGKAGSNIFRLQEHVDRLFESAHITMMPMPFTKKEVSDAIVETVRVNQLASCYIRPIAYVGYGAMGVYPGDNPIRLAIAAWPWGSYLGEDALAQGIRAKISSFTRHHVNVSMTRAKISGYYVNSILAKWEAKKSGYAECILLDPDGYVSEGTGENVFIVKKGVLKTTPLTSILDGITRNSILEMAKAKNIPVIEERFTRDAMYVADEIFLTGTAAEVTPVRELDDRTIGEGKPGALTKSLQDDFFRIVRGEEASYANWLTPV
- the rpmA gene encoding 50S ribosomal protein L27, with the protein product MAHKKGGGSSRNGRDSNPQYLGVKAYAGEKVSGGSIIVRQRGTKFFPGTNVGLGKDYTLFAKVDGIVKFEGGIARRKVSVYPPV